The sequence AGTTCGCCATGCTCAAGGGCCGGTCCAACTACCTCTGCCTGCACCGCCTGCACGAGGGCGCTCCGCAGGACGAGGAGGACGGCCTCTTTGACCAGTTCGAGGCGGCCGCGCCCACCAGCAAACTGGGCCAGGACCTGCTGCGCATGCGCGACTGGGCGGACGAGACCGAGACCGGGGATCGTGACGACCTGACCCCGGGCGTCTCGGACAAAGCCTGGTCGCAGATCTCCGTCTCCTCCCGCGAGTGCCTGGGCGCGACGAAGTGCGCGTACGGCGCCGAGTGCTTCGCGGAGGCCGCCCGTGAGCGCGCCAAGCTCGCGGACGTGGTCGTCACCAACCACGCCCTGCTCGCCATCGACGCCATCGAGGGCGCCCCCGTGCTGCCGCAGCACGAGGTGCTGATCGTGGACGAGGCCCACGAGCTGGTCTCCCGGGTGACCGGCGTCGCCACCGGCGAGCTCACCCCGGGCCAGGTCAACCGGGCCGTGAAGCGTGCCGCCAAGCTGGTCGACGAGAAGACCGCGGACGCCCTGCAGACCGCCTCCGAAACCTTCGAACGGGTCATGGAGCTGGCCCTCCCGGGCCGGCTGGAGCAGATCCCCGAGGATCTCGGCTACGCGCTGATGTCCCTGCGGGACTCCGCCCGCAATGTGATCTCGGCGATCGGGGCGACCCGGGACAAGTCCGTCCACGACGAGGACGCGGTACGCAAGCAGGCGCTCGCCGCCGTGGAGAGCATCCACGGGGTGGCGGAGCGGATCACCAACGGCTCCGAGTACGACGTCGTCTGGTACGAGCGCCACGACCGCTTCGGCGCCACCCTCCGGGTCGCTCCCCTGTCGGTGTCCGGCCTGTTGCGCGAGAAGCTGTTCGAGGACCGCTCCGTGGTCCTGACCTCCGCCACCCTCAAGCTGGGCGGTGACTTCAACGGCGTCGCGGCCTCTCTGGGCCTGTCCGCCGAGGGGGTCGAGGGCGACGACGTTCCCGTCTGGCGCGGCCTCGATGTCGGCTCGCCCTTCGACTACCCCAAGCAGGGCATCCTCTACGTCGCCAAGCACCTGGCCACGCCGGGCCGTGAGGGAACCCGCGGCGACATGATGGACGAGCTCGCCGAGCTGATCGAGGCGGCCGGT comes from Streptomyces virginiae and encodes:
- a CDS encoding ATP-dependent DNA helicase, with translation MTKPSLPDLLHAAVSAVGGTERPGQVAMAEAVAEAIDDNSHRLIQAGTGTGKSLGYLVPALAHGERVVVATATLALQRQLVERDLPRTVEALHPQLRRRPQFAMLKGRSNYLCLHRLHEGAPQDEEDGLFDQFEAAAPTSKLGQDLLRMRDWADETETGDRDDLTPGVSDKAWSQISVSSRECLGATKCAYGAECFAEAARERAKLADVVVTNHALLAIDAIEGAPVLPQHEVLIVDEAHELVSRVTGVATGELTPGQVNRAVKRAAKLVDEKTADALQTASETFERVMELALPGRLEQIPEDLGYALMSLRDSARNVISAIGATRDKSVHDEDAVRKQALAAVESIHGVAERITNGSEYDVVWYERHDRFGATLRVAPLSVSGLLREKLFEDRSVVLTSATLKLGGDFNGVAASLGLSAEGVEGDDVPVWRGLDVGSPFDYPKQGILYVAKHLATPGREGTRGDMMDELAELIEAAGGRTLGLFSSMRGAKAAAEELRGRLDNPILLQGEETLGELIKSFAADPKTCLFGTLSLWQGVDVPGPSCQLVVMDRIPFPRPDDPLMSARQKSVEEHGGNGFMAVAATHAALLMAQGAGRLVRASGDRGVVAVLDPRLATARYGSFLRATLPDFWYTTDRNQARRSLAAIDATAKADGK